The Erythrolamprus reginae isolate rEryReg1 chromosome 6, rEryReg1.hap1, whole genome shotgun sequence DNA segment ttcctccatttctccttccttccttcctccctccatttctccttccttcctccatttctccttccttccttccttcctccctccatttctccttccttccttcctccctccctccatttctccttccaccctccctccatttctccttccttcctccctccctccatttctcctttcttcctccatttctccttccttccttcctttccttcctccctccatttctccttccttccttcctttccttcctccctccatttctccttccttccttcctttccttcctccctccatttctccttccttcctccatttctccttccttccttcctcattccttccttccttcctactttcgcgtgctggtcacagacagcaggcgggccacatccggcccccaggccgcactttgcccaggtctgctttgGTGTCTGGgtaggatgaaacatgagcctagtgggcccactagaagttgagaagcaggccatttccagcctccagaggacctctggagggTAGGGGAacctgttttcgccttccccaggcattgaattatgggtgtgggcactcacgcatgcacgatagcacgcgtgcacgctcttttggcaaccaagggaaaaaagatttgcgCTATGCCATAGATTCTGGGCTTTTTGGGTGTCGGTATGCTGGAGGAGTCCGCCTGCCCACGCCCGGAACTAAATATggtgcactggttgccaatcagtttccagtcacaattcaaagtgttggtaatgacctataaagccctacatggcattgggtcagaatacctttgggaccgtcttctgccgcacaaatcccagcggccgataaggtcccagtgttggccttctccaggtcccgtcgatgtcgtctggcaggccccaatggaagagccttctctgtcacaGCCCctaacctctggaatcaactccccccccagagatcagaaccacccccacccgccttgcctttcataagttactcaaaacccacctttatcgccaggcatggggtaactgactTATCCCTAGGCCATTATAGTTTTGTGTTTGGTATGACtgagctgtatggttttaatgttatgggttttagatgctgttctaatgtattggatttgttatattgttatcactgttgtgagcctctccgagttctcagagaggggcggcatacaaatcatgcAAAGTACATGCcatgtcggtaccactccttgttctggtcacgaagccatttctgcactgtgcgaatcacctctaatggcctcaccctctctgCCTagagactaaccgtacttctgttgactttagattctccataaacagtacacaaacttttgtgaatgttcccaacagtttctttctcaatgaaattcaatgacaacacgatGCTTGTAGTGTACATCACTtatagatgccatttcgaaacaccgctgcagctacgctatctgtctgaagaaatgcaaaatttacacctgcactcctgacaattcaaataatgtacagtgatacctcatcttacaaatgcctcgtcatacaaacttttcgagtttaagatttttttgcctcttcttacaaactattttcaccttaaaaccccaccgccgcctctgggatgccccgcctccagacttccgttgccagcgaagcatccgtttttgtgctgctgggatttccctgaggctcccctctatgggaaaccccacctccagacttctttgtttttgtgatgctgcaggggaatcccagcaggggtatcccagcagcgcaaaaacaggtgcttcactggcaacggaagtccgaaggtggggcttcccatggaggggaacctcgggggaatcccagcagcgcaaaaacgggcgctttggctggcaaaaggggtgaattttgagcttgcacgcattaatcacttttccactgattcctatggaaaacattgtttcgtcttacaaactttttaccttaagaacctcgtcccggaaccaattaagttcgtaagacgaggtatcactgtatatctaaagtttcgcatttgtaccattactgcagGCTGAGTAAAAAATGTAGTGCGCTACTTTCTGTGCGACCCTCATATTAGGAAACAGGGGAAGAGGGTCGCTTTCATTTTGCAActggatattattatttttttttaaaaaaaatatttattaggaTTATGTCCATCAGTACATATACAGCATCCCACAAAACAACTGCTTACATTACAAGCCCTGGATGTTTAACAGTCTTTTAACTGAGTTTTTATACTCCAAGAGATTCTTCTCTGTTTCCCCTTCGTTCTTCAAGAGAACCACGGCCTTTTTGTAATCCTGCACCAGCTCAGAGGTAAGTAGTTCCTCTTTGCTCCTTTCTTCAGCTTTTTCTGCTGCTCTTATTTGAAGCAAAGTCTTTAAAGCGGTTTTTTCGGAGACGCTGTTCTCCCAGACGTACTCCAGCATATCTGCTTCTGTGATTTCTTTTTCCCATGGTTCCGTTTTCTGGGGGgggaaataacaaaaacaatatcagTGAGAAAACCTGAAAAGTTAGAAATGCAGTCCgggtaatgttgtggttagctctggcccagctcctgccccaaggactgtggatgtgggggagacatccacatgctgcaggcctgttttgcccctggtggaatctgctgatgaaggctcctctgaccaagaagacatgagtgacagggaggaggagagtgtggcagacagctcagaaggagatcaattatccagctcctccttggattcagaacaagagttaatgatacagtcatgcatgaggagagcgatgcataggcaacaacaactgagagattattatcaaagaaaatgaggccacctgtggttgggtggggctgtgctcattagtgaggctgctataaatagcagcctgtgggtttggccattgtggaggattatctgatcgttgtgtttcgtgactgctttactgactttgaccttttgtgtgctgatttttcccctgctttgaaactaaaccagagcaaagtgtgtttcactttgtgaaagaagaaggactgtgaattgcctcacagctgcaagataagtatcacagaactgataagggacttgtacaaattaccagtttgtttggagacgagggctctttgctataccaaaagagggcttaggttaagtgaattttcattataaagaacattgttttgaattttcaaacgtgtgtgtgtgtctgaaatttgtacctgtgaatttttgggaggagtctaccagagagcccaacagaacaggtaAACTCCAGtggtttagggcagtgtttcccaaccttggcaactttttttaaaaaatatatatttttattggttttgcacattggaattaacataaaagaaacataaaacggtgcacagtgcatgtgcccatcacccgactgacaatacccacccacccaccccccaccaattgcgggggggttcaaatatttactaatttatattcttttatttccttagctctactttgcatttgtttactattgaaagagtgattggagtttatttttcacattttcgtcacaaattctactcagcatataatctttcGCCTTAtcccatcgtaccatcagcttctccaatttatttgaatcaaaattgtttaatcttatttccatgatttcaaaatgaatgtgatccaccatgtactcaacaaatgctggctggggaattctgggaattgaagtccaaatatcttcaagttgccaaggttgggaaacactggtttagggtgCCACCTTCCAAAACCCCAAGGGCTCCTCTGAAGCTAAACAGAAGGTCAATAAACTGAGGAATcattgagcctgtcatctgcacctctataactgtctggtttggttctgcaacccaacaagaccgatacagacttcagaggagaatcagaactgcagaaaaaacaattgctgccaacctgccttccattgaggacctatatactacaCGAGcccaaaagagggcagtgaaaatatttactgacccctcacatcctggacacaaactatttcaactcctaccctcaaaacgtcgctacagagcactgcacaagacaactagacacaagaacaggttttttcccctcttctaactaaacaaataattccctcaacactgacaaactatttactaagtctgcactactattgctactagttttttctcatcattcctatcatccttttccttccacttaggactgtatgactgtaacttgttgcttgtatcctaagatttttattaatattgattgtttcttcattgcttatttgacccctatgacaatcagcaagtgttgtaccacatgattctggacaaatctatattttcctttatgtaaactgagagcatatgcaccaaagacaaattccttgtgtgtccaatcacacttggccaataaaaaatgttactctactctactctattctaaaggGTGATAAACCTGCTTTGGAAGTTGATTTGGCCCATGAATGGAAAATCCTGTGTCCCCAACCCGCATAATGTTCTAAACCAGTGGTTTGCAACTTGTGGGTCGCAACCCCTTTGGGGTGGGGGAAACGACcctttcacaggagtcgcctaagaccatcggaaaacacatatttccaatggtcttaggaaccaagacaccagtagtgggtttgtttatttattagatttctatgccacccctctccgtagactcggggtggctgcaCCTGGTACAGAAAAAGTTGTGTACTTATTGCATGCACACTAACAAATCATTGTGATCTCTAAGAATGTAGATAATGCCTGTAATTTCTGATCTGGGCATTTTAGAAAGATTTTACTATATGAATGTATTACTATTCTATCTGGCCAAAAAGGAAACTTGTAAGAATGAGATTGTTCTGACTTTTCCATGTCAATATGTGTGGAATCTACTAAAACTAACAAATACTCATATAATACATAATCAATAAGCAAATATTCTTACCCATGATTCATGGAATAAAACAGTTAGAAGGTACATTGCATAATCATAGTTTTGTTTCCTTAGTGGGcatctgaaaaacaagaaaaatgtagcaatagcaacagtccacagaggggcggcatacaaatccaataaataggtaggtaggtaggtaggtaggtaggtaggtaggtaggtaggtagatagatagatagatagatagatagatagatagatagatagatagatagatagatgtattacatcacagtcctttacagccctctctaagcagttcactGAGTtaacatatttcccccaacaatctgggttcctcattttaccaacctcagaaagatggaagactgTATTAACCTTGATCCAAACAGGATCCAACTGCCGGCAGTGGGTAGCGAACTAGCTTgcaaatactgcactctaacgacTGTGGCACCACAGCTcgtaaagaagaaaaaatatgacTACACCAAATTCCAGCATTCCCAACCAGCACCAAATTGAGCAATCTCATGTTACAGCATATGAAGAACACGTTAACTATATCAgtcttaaaataaatttgaatccGAGGACGGTGAACTGAAGTCACACTTTGTGCACCTACAACAGGCTTAGCTAGGTTACAAACCATAAAGTTTTTAAATGCTAGGAAAACAGTTTGACTAggcggttatttatttattatttatttatttattatttagatttgtatggcgcccctctccgaagactcggggcggctcacaacagagtagaacaaatcataaataatccgactgagtttaaaatatttaaagattttttaaaaacccatatactaacagacacacacacaagcataccatgtataaattaaacatgcccagggggagatgttttaattcccccatgcctgacggcaaaggtgggttttaaggagtttacggaaggcaggaagagtaggggcagttctaatctccgaggggagttggttccagagagccggtgccgccacaaagaaggctcttcccctggggcccgccaaccgacattgtttagttgacgggacccggagaaggcccactctgtgggacctaatcggtcgctgggattcgtgcagcagaaggcggtctcggagatattctggtccaatgccatgaagggctttaaaggtcataaccaacactttgaattgtgaccggaaattgatcggcaaccaatgcagactgcggagtgatggtgtgacatgggcatacctgggtaagcccatgactgctctcgcagctgcattctggttAGTTTGAATATTGCCAGTTTGAGCCAAGAGAGAAGTTCTCCCATTACGTTACCTGTCTGTTGTGATAGTCATGGAATCTGTATTCCCACAGTACCGCTCTCCTACAAGTTTGATGAACTTCTTCTTTGCATGGTCATCCAAGTTGAGACTTGACAGTTTGacctgggagggaggagggagaagggaatCAAGCTATAAGCAACTTTGCTGGTAGAAAGCCAAAACAATAACtataggtttgtaagtggaaaatggttcttgagaagagacaaaaaaatcttgaacacccggttcttatctataaaagtttgcaagtagagacattcttaggtagaggtaccactgtatatattcatGTATAACTAGTTGGGAATGTCTGCTGTGGAAACTTCCCTTCctcatttaacatttaaatatgtcaaagggttaaatagggttcaggagggaagtgtttttaagaggaaagtgaacacaagaacaaggggacacaatctgaagttagttgggggaaagatcaaaggcaacatgagaaaatattattttactgaaagagtagtagatccttggaacaaacttccagcagacgtggtcggtaaatccaccgtaaccgaatttaaacatgcctggggtaaacatagatccattgtaagataaaatacaggaaatagtataagggcagattagatggaccatgaggtctttttctgccgtcagtcttctatgtttctatgtttttgtgcCATTGTTTCCTTGAGTGGGAGAGAAACACATAAAGTATCTGTTTACAAATCAAGTAGGTGCTGGATCAGTGATGCAAAATCTACAGgcgaggctttgccctatgtcagcttaaGCATGCGTGCgtgcgctagccagctgattttcagcttcaCAGAAGGCCCTTTCACCCGACAGagggtaaaaaacagcacaacgggcaaaccagaggtCTGTTTTCCTAAATTTCCAAAATTCGCCCGTTGGGccaatttttcaccatcccaggcttcaatgaggcctgtgcacatgtgcgcttGTGTGTGGGAGATtgtgtgcattattattattattattattattattattattattattattattattattattatttagatttgtatgccgcccctctccgtagactcggggcggctcacaagagtaataacacaatatataacaaatctaatagttaaaagtcactaaaaaccccttattaaaaagaaaacatacacacagaaacatagaagtctgacggcagaaaaagaccccatggtccatctagtctgcccttatactattttctgtattttatcttaggatggatatacagtggtacctcgagatacgagtttaattcgttccggacctgggctcttaagtcgagcagctcttatctcgaacgacttttccccataggaattaatgtaaataattttaattggttccagccctcaaaaaactcacaaagttagtctaaattatgcagaaagacatgtttttaatgaagaaatgtacatgtacatataaacgaataatgaagtttctttcacttaacttgtaaactttcttaaacttttaaatttacatatgttcaacttctctgccacccaatcctgtaggacagaggtccccaaccctttttgcaccagggaccggctttaagcgatcaagagaggaatgggtgaatgaatggacggagggtgggaaggaaggaaggaaagagggaagggacaggaacagaggaaggaagcaaggaaacttatgaaaggggagagtaagagaggaatgagtgaagggagggagggagggaagaaggtgggaaggagaaagaaaagaagaaatagaggaagggaaggtaaagagagaaagaaaaagagcaagaaagaaagaaagaaagaaagaaagggggaagggacaggaacagaggaaggaagcaaggaaacttatgaaaggggagagtaagagaggaatgagtgaagggagggagggagggagaaggtgggaaggagaaagaaaagaagaaatagaggaagggaaggtaaaagagagaaagaaaaagagcaagaaagaaaactgcaagccccccccccccgagccccccaggccggctgcaaccttttaaaacacgcgcgccacttcgcagctgtctcctgaagccgaacgcggaagttagcgtttggcttcaggagacagctccttggcgcttgtatctcgaatttgggcttgtaagtagaacaaaaatatctctcccctcccagctcttatctcgagttgctcttaagtagagcagctcttatgtcggggttccactgtatgtttatccaggcatgtttaaattcagttgctgtggatttatctacacataaacatagcatgcataaactgtataggcccgggggagatgtctcagttccccccatgcctggcggcagaggtgggttttagaagtttacgaaaaacaaggagggtgggggcaattctaatctccggggggagctggttccagagggtcggggctgccacagagaaggctcttctcctggggtcccgccaaacggcattgtttagtcgacgggacccggaggaaggccaactctgtgggacctaaccggtcactggggattcgtgtggcagaaggcggtttcggagatattctggtccgatgccatgaagggctttataggttacaaccaacacttgaattgtgaccggaaactgatcggcaaccaatgcagactgcagagtgttggtgtgacatgggcatacctggggaactccgtaaacttaaaacccacctctgtatagtcctggaggacagaaggaaaaggggggtcatgatcgaaacatttaaatatattaaagggttaaataaggtccaggagggaagtgtgtttaataggaaagtgaacacaagaacaaggggacacaatctgaagttagttgggggtaagatcaaaagcaacatgagaaaatattattttactgaaagagtagtagatccttggaacaaacttccagcagacgtggtagataaatccacagtaactgaatttaaacatgcctgggataaacatatattcatcctaagataaaatacagaaaatagtataagggcagactagatggaccatgaggtcttttctgccgtcacacttctatgtttctatgaattgagacatctccccaaggcctatacagtttatgcatggtatgtttgtgtgtatgtcttgtttttaataaggggttttagctacttttaaatattagatttgttgtatattgtttcattattgttgtgagccgccccgagtctacggagaggggcggcatacaaatctaataaataataataataataataataataataataataataatgatgattccTCTCTTCCCGAAATATTTATTCCGTATATCGCTCCTCCATGATTAACACTATCACGTTTTATGCGTCTTGCAAACAAACCCATTTCAGGAAACCTGATCctgtccctcccccacccccccactcaCTTACTTTCAGGGTCACCACTCTTGCTTTAGGATTGCGAAGAGATGGCCCTGCTGAAACGTAGTCGCTTGTGCCGATTTCAATGGGGAAGTGCTGCAAACATTTCTCGTCGCTATCCAAGGCAGACGGCCACTCTGTGCAGAAGTCTGAAGTGCCCATttatggaaggaaagaatggacaTAATTTAGCCAAGGTTATTATTTACACAAAACCACAAAACAAGCTGCATTGAGGGCTAATGTCATTCCCAATAAACCCTAAGGCAACATTACAACTTGTTCGGGGGTTTATAAAAAGAAactgaaaagaaaataaataaatgtccaaatGACATTATGTCAAATATACACACATTTGCAAAGTGTCTTCTAACTCTTACTTTAAAGAGTTTGTGCATGTATATCtatgttgtatgtgtgtgtgggtctgtgtgtgtatacacacacatatatccatCTTGCTTTAGGTCTTGTTCAAGGATGCTCTTTGCCCAGTGATATACTTGTCTttcacctatctatcatctatctatctatctatctatctatctatctatctatctatctatctatctatctatctatctatccatcatctatctctatctatgtatctatcatctatcatctatctatctatctatctatccatcatctgtctctatctatgtatatatgtatctatcatctatctatctatctatctatctatctatctatctatctatctatctacatctatctacctacctatccataaTCTCCTctttcaatctatctatctatccatccatcctatctatcCATACTCATCTCTCAATATCTCTTTTCTCTATCATCTAACCATCCATCCGTCCTTTCTATGCATCCATTATCTTATCCCTCATCTCTCTCCCATCTATCTAAATAGCAGCATAACCATATGGCACATGTCTCAATCCTGAGCTATGCATGATCTCCGTTCTGACAAAGAGCACTTCATATTTTTATCCCAAAAGTCCCATTGTTTAAATAGAAATGATTTATTAAAGgttcctgttttttcttcacatcctttgtacactgctcaaaaaactaaagggaacacttaaaaataataataatattagatttgtatgccgtcccactCCGAGcaactcacaacagcaacaaaatacagtatcatacaaatccaatattagaactaatttaaaaacccattattactaaaaaaaaaaaaaaaccattcgattctacacaatcacaccagaatataacttcaagtaaatcaaactgtccacttaggaagcaacactgattgacagtcaatttcacaagctgttgtgcaaatggaatagttgtgcaaatgaaatattcaatgagaatattttattcattcagatctaagatgcattattggagtgttccctttaattttttaaagcagTATACAACAAAACCTATTATAATCCTGGGAATCCTGCTGCATTTTATTTAACATAAGTCTGATCTTAAATAGGTAGCTGTTTCCTGGTCTCTCTAAGCTTCATTGTTGGGGGAAAAATGTTTAAGACTGACCTTTCAGAGCAGCACAGTGTTTCTTGATGGCAACTGGTGTCAGATGCAAGAAATTGGGGATCTGAAACAAGCATGTCTCATTAAAATCAGTCAATGAGCTCACCATCAGAAGTGtaaattggggggtgggggggggttacCTCCTTCCAGCTGCAAGCACAGCATCTAGTGTCATCCATAACTTCTTCCCTGCCACCTCCTAttctgattactgtattttt contains these protein-coding regions:
- the MRPS35 gene encoding small ribosomal subunit protein mS35 codes for the protein MSSFLCAGAAVTSPSEKMALAWRGCFVLWRRRPSSAGYASLRGAAQPQRRGSLKETLAERRAQKDLIYGNTQRSEKMEPDQDWTSVYPTAASFKPSAVPLPIRMGYPVKGGVPLAKEGNLELLKIPNFLHLTPVAIKKHCAALKDFCTEWPSALDSDEKCLQHFPIEIGTSDYVSAGPSLRNPKARVVTLKVKLSSLNLDDHAKKKFIKLVGERYCGNTDSMTITTDRCPLRKQNYDYAMYLLTVLFHESWKTEPWEKEITEADMLEYVWENSVSEKTALKTLLQIRAAEKAEERSKEELLTSELVQDYKKAVVLLKNEGETEKNLLEYKNSVKRLLNIQGL